In a single window of the Stigmatopora nigra isolate UIUO_SnigA chromosome 7, RoL_Snig_1.1, whole genome shotgun sequence genome:
- the mettl6 gene encoding tRNA N(3)-cytidine methyltransferase METTL6, translating to MAAANSETSSHDDNVTLCDQDQSGVKDEGSQQSVFKNVGEKNGGDDNLVSNFKQMKLEKEAQKNWDLFYKRNTTNFFKDRHWTSREFDELATCRQSESEKLVLLEAGCGVGNCIFPLLEDRRDIFVYACDFSPRAVDFVKENPQFCPERCAVFQCDLTRDDLRDNVPEDSVDLATLIFVLSAIHPDKMASALRNVRRVLRSRGVVLFRDYGVHDHAMRRFKASSKLAENFYVRQDGTRSYFFSKDFLAALFWEAGFQCVANEYVRRETLNKKEGLCVERIFLQSKFVKS from the exons ATGGCGGCTGCTAACAGTGAAACTTCGTCTCATGATGATAACGTCACACTATGCGACCAAGACCAAAGCGGCGTGAAAGATGAAGGCAGCCAACAAagcgtttttaaaaatgtgggaGAGAAAAATGGAGGAGACGATAATTTGGTGTCGAACTTTAAGCAGATGAAGTTGGAGAAAGAAGCGCAGAAGAATTGGGATTTGTTTTACAAAAGGAACACGACGAATTTCTTTAAGGATAGACATTGGACGAGTAGGGAATTCGACGAGCTAGCGACGTGCAGGCAg agcgAGTCGGAAAAATTGGTCCTGCTGGAGGCCGGATGCGGCGTGGGGAATTGCATCTTCCCTCTCCTGGAGGACAGACGCGACATCTTTGTCTACGCCTGCGATTTTTCACCAAGAGCCGTTGACTTTGTCAAA GAAAATCCACAGTTTTGTCCCGAGCGCTGCGCCGTCTTCCAGTGCGACCTGACCCGTGACGACTTGCGGGACAATGTCCCCGAGGACAGCGTGGACCTCGCCACGCTCATCTTCGTGTTGTCCGCCATTCATCCTGACAAGATGGCGTCGGCTTTGCGCAATGTCCGGAGG GTCCTGAGAAGCCGTGGTGTAGTTCTATTCCGGGACTATGGTGTGCACGACCATGCTATGCGGAGGTTCAAAGCTAGCAGCAAATTGGCGGAAAATTTCTATGTGAGACAAGACGGGACCAGATCTTACTTCTTTTCTAAAG ACTTTCTGGCGGCGCTTTTCTGGGAGGCGGGCTTCCAGTGCGTGGCCAACGAATACGTGCGGCGGGAGACGCTCAACAAAAAAGAAGGACTTTGCGTTGAAAGAATTTTCTTGCAAAGCAAGTTTgtcaaaagctaa
- the eaf1 gene encoding ELL-associated factor 1: protein MNGSTNPLLDKEEHVLKLGESFEKRPKSSFHTIRYDFKPASIDTSCEGELHVGKGDEVTITLPHIPGSAPPMTVFKGNKRQYQKDCVLIINHDTGAFVLEKLSSSIQVKKTRAEGSSKIQARMEQQAARRGEAGPPFRAPTKPGVSSKTSPCKDEPSPEPQLDDIKRELRAEVDIIEQMSGSSSSSGSAAASPGVSGAEDEDGERPLGPAPSPPPTRHALANGGGGERQPPANHQLINTLRSDLQLSESGSDSDDD from the exons ATGAACGGAAGTACGAACCCGCTGTTGGACAAAGAAGAGCATGTTTTGAAGCTGGGGGAAAGCTTCGAGAAAAGGCCAAAATCGTCTTTTCACACCATCAGAT ATGACTTCAAACCGGCATCCATTGACACGAGCTGCGAAGGCGAACTGCACGTTGGCAAGGGTGACGAAGTCACCATCACGCTGCCCCACATTCCG GGCTCCGCGCCGCCCATGACAGTATTCAAGGGCAACAAGCGGCAGTACCAGAAGGACTGCGTGCTCATTATCAACCACGACACGGGCGCCTTCGTGCTGGAGAAGCTCAGCAGCAGCATCCAGGTCAAGAAAACCAG AGCGGAAGGTAGCAGTAAGATCCAAGCCCGCATGGAGCAGCAGGCGGCACGGAGGGGGGAGGCGGGGCCTCCGTTCCGGGCACCGACCAAGCCGGGCGTCTCCAGCAAGACGTCGCCCTGCAAGGACGAGCCGTCGCCCGAACCGCAGCTGGACGACATCAAGAGAG AACTGCGAGCCGAAGTGGACATCATCGAGCAGATGAGCGGTAGCAGTAGCTCATCCGGCTCGGCCGCCGCGTCGCCTGGTGTGAGCGGTGCCGAGGACGAAGACGGCGAGCGCCCGTTGGGCCCCGCCCCGTCTCCACCGCCCACCCGCCACGCCCTGGccaatggcggcggcggcgaacgGCAGCCACCCGCCAATCACCAGCTCATCAACACGCTCC gaagCGATCTCCAGCTAAGCGAATCGGGAAGCGACAGCGACGACGACTAA